A single genomic interval of Halorubrum aethiopicum harbors:
- a CDS encoding OBG GTPase family GTP-binding protein: MGLEAEIEELREEIAETPYNKSTEAHIGRLKAKLAEKKEKLENQSSAGGGHGYAVEKHGDATVALVGFPSVGKSTLINALTNADSEVGSYEFTTLDVNPGMLQYRGANVQILDVPGLIEGAAGGRGGGKEVLSVVRTADLVVFMLSVFEIEQYDRLSEELYATNIRIDTEPPNINIRKTHKDGIGVTMSDEVSLEEDTVKQVLREYGYVNAKVTIPHDLTIDELVDAVMDNRVYLPSMVAVNKADLIDREYLPTVESELRDRGLDPDDVVFISAEEERGLEGLKERLWEELGLIRIYMDKPGRGVDYEEPLILFSGDTVGDACEKIGGEFNERFKFARVSGPSAKHDDQQVGKGHELADEDVLRIVARK; encoded by the coding sequence ATGGGACTGGAAGCAGAGATAGAGGAACTCCGCGAGGAGATCGCCGAGACGCCCTACAACAAGTCCACGGAGGCACACATCGGGCGGCTGAAGGCGAAGCTCGCGGAGAAAAAGGAGAAACTGGAGAACCAGTCCTCCGCCGGCGGCGGCCACGGCTACGCCGTCGAGAAGCACGGCGACGCGACCGTCGCGCTCGTCGGGTTCCCGAGCGTGGGCAAGTCCACGCTGATCAACGCCCTCACCAACGCCGACAGCGAGGTCGGCTCCTACGAGTTCACGACGCTCGACGTCAACCCCGGCATGCTACAGTACCGCGGCGCGAACGTCCAGATCCTCGACGTGCCGGGGCTGATCGAGGGTGCCGCGGGCGGCCGCGGGGGCGGCAAGGAGGTACTGTCCGTCGTCCGGACGGCGGATCTCGTCGTGTTCATGCTCTCCGTCTTCGAGATCGAACAGTACGACCGGCTGAGCGAGGAGCTGTACGCCACCAATATCCGGATCGACACCGAGCCGCCGAACATCAACATCCGGAAGACGCACAAGGACGGCATCGGCGTGACGATGAGCGACGAGGTGAGCCTCGAGGAGGACACCGTCAAGCAGGTGCTCCGCGAGTACGGCTACGTCAACGCCAAGGTGACGATCCCCCACGACCTCACGATCGACGAGCTCGTCGACGCCGTGATGGACAACCGCGTCTATCTCCCCTCGATGGTCGCGGTCAACAAGGCGGACCTCATCGACAGGGAGTACCTGCCGACGGTCGAGTCCGAACTGCGCGACCGCGGGCTCGACCCCGACGACGTGGTGTTCATCTCCGCCGAGGAGGAGCGCGGCCTGGAGGGGCTCAAAGAGCGGCTCTGGGAGGAGTTGGGGCTCATCCGGATCTACATGGACAAGCCCGGCCGCGGCGTCGACTACGAGGAGCCGCTCATCCTCTTTTCGGGCGACACCGTCGGCGACGCCTGCGAGAAGATCGGCGGCGAGTTCAACGAGCGGTTCAAGTTCGCGCGCGTGTCGGGCCCGAGCGCGAAACACGACGACCAGCAGGTCGGGAAGGGCCACGAGTTGGCTGATGAAGACGTGCTCCGGATCGTCGCTCGGAAGTGA
- a CDS encoding VNG_1110C family protein, whose translation MSDASTFRDSTQILIPARAIDGLRDGLEERFTLTIVEADGRCRIIGSPAEIKDASAYLSRNGVSIA comes from the coding sequence ATGTCCGACGCCTCGACGTTCCGCGATAGCACGCAGATACTGATTCCCGCCCGGGCGATCGACGGGCTCCGCGACGGGCTCGAAGAGCGGTTCACCCTGACGATCGTCGAGGCCGACGGTCGGTGTCGGATCATCGGGAGCCCGGCCGAGATCAAGGACGCGAGCGCGTATCTCTCCCGCAACGGCGTGTCGATCGCGTGA
- the coxB gene encoding cytochrome c oxidase subunit II — MIDPLPLQQGTDWRAQAEVFEEIFFVFLTLGTLVGIIVVSYTLWNVYKYRDDGGEPDEDFDAPVVGELPTGQGGPKAKKLFLSFGLSAIVVISLVVYAYGLLLYVEDGPETGDEGDIEITVEGYQFGWEYFYPNGHSEMNELIVPADQRIDLKITSRDVWHNFGSSDLRIKSDAIPGETSETWFTVSSEEVEAQGGEATYLVECFELCGAGHSAMKGQITVIPQEEWEEWYAGTGNASETDNSSSVEGDLAAPSVTAPVAGGVSA; from the coding sequence ATGATAGACCCACTTCCCCTACAACAAGGGACCGACTGGCGGGCACAAGCGGAGGTGTTCGAGGAGATCTTCTTCGTCTTCCTCACGCTGGGTACCCTCGTCGGTATCATCGTGGTCTCGTACACGTTGTGGAACGTCTACAAGTACCGCGACGACGGCGGCGAACCGGACGAGGACTTCGACGCGCCGGTCGTCGGCGAGCTGCCCACCGGACAGGGCGGTCCGAAGGCGAAGAAGCTCTTCCTCTCGTTCGGGCTGAGCGCGATCGTCGTCATCAGCCTCGTCGTGTACGCGTACGGGCTGCTGTTGTATGTCGAGGACGGCCCCGAGACGGGCGACGAGGGCGACATCGAGATCACCGTCGAGGGATACCAGTTCGGGTGGGAGTACTTCTACCCCAACGGCCACTCGGAGATGAACGAGCTCATCGTCCCCGCCGACCAGCGGATCGACCTGAAGATAACCTCGAGGGACGTGTGGCACAACTTCGGCTCCTCGGACTTACGGATAAAGTCGGACGCCATCCCCGGTGAGACCAGCGAGACCTGGTTCACCGTGAGTTCCGAGGAGGTCGAGGCCCAGGGCGGCGAGGCGACGTACCTCGTGGAGTGTTTCGAGCTCTGCGGGGCCGGCCACTCGGCGATGAAAGGGCAGATCACGGTCATCCCGCAAGAGGAGTGGGAGGAGTGGTACGCGGGCACGGGTAACGCCTCCGAGACGGACAACAGCTCGAGCGTCGAGGGCGACCTCGCCGCCCCGAGCGTTACGGCTCCGGTCGCCGGAGGTGTCTCCGCATGA
- a CDS encoding cbb3-type cytochrome c oxidase subunit I has product MSELPPTTSVRRWLVTTNHKDIGILYMITALFFLLFGGVLALLIRVQLWDPANQVLSGLAYNEAVTAHGLIMVFWFLSPFAFGFANYFVPLQIGADDLAFPRLNALSYWMYLFSGLLLAVSFFQGGTLSAGWTMYAPLNVPMYTPSIGSTGAVLALAMFVIGVTASTVNFLTSIHHSRAEGMGIMDMPMFTWSMLATVWMMLFAFAAVLAVGLILASDRVLGSVYFSATEGGSLLWGHLFWFFGHPEVYIVFFPALGVMLELFQTFSGRRLVGRKWVIIAICLISVQSFLVWMHHMFLTTINLEIKTLMMATTIGISLPFDLIVFSLIYTLMKGRIQFTTPFLFAFGALLLFILGGITGVFLGAIVLDYEFRGTYWVVAHFHYVMFGGATALFGGAYYWFPKMTGKMYDEFLGKVHFVVFFIGFNAVYFSMFLGWETPRRVFEYNPEFQIFHQIGTIGAFVLGLSFFIMFYNFLKSFVSGPPAGDNPWDYSRTAEWAVSSPPPLENWPNRPSYASGKLEFVKDYVPDGGPAMKADEEGNAATDGGDSHSEHIREYPYWDKHPSHASIWPIALSFATLVMFLGLSGFNDSVSIGAADSLATTPVTISNPVYPLLAVVGLLGLVYTGVKWGLEDFYAPPSEFAERWPFNGVEKVKLGMWFFLASDVIVFGAFISAAVFIRFNAGWRTWEPLTESLPGLVNTFVLLTSSFTVILALVAAHRNSRKGLLASLGTTIALGLTFLAIKMWEWHHEIYDVGVTISENYYGDPVQASIYYVTTGLHGVHVVGGLLIAGFLFYRAYHGAYLDDERPVEYFGLYWHFVDIVWVFLFPLFYLF; this is encoded by the coding sequence ATGAGCGAGCTCCCGCCGACGACCTCCGTCCGCCGCTGGCTCGTCACGACGAACCACAAGGACATCGGGATCCTCTACATGATCACGGCGCTGTTCTTCCTGCTTTTCGGCGGGGTTCTGGCGCTCCTGATCCGCGTCCAGCTGTGGGACCCGGCGAACCAGGTGCTCTCCGGGCTGGCGTACAACGAGGCGGTCACCGCACACGGGTTGATCATGGTGTTCTGGTTCCTCTCGCCGTTCGCGTTCGGCTTCGCGAACTACTTCGTCCCGCTCCAGATCGGGGCCGACGACCTCGCGTTCCCACGGTTGAACGCGCTCTCGTACTGGATGTATCTGTTCTCGGGGCTCCTGCTGGCGGTCAGCTTCTTCCAGGGCGGGACGCTCAGCGCGGGCTGGACGATGTACGCCCCGCTCAACGTCCCCATGTACACGCCGAGCATCGGCTCGACCGGGGCGGTGTTGGCGCTCGCGATGTTCGTCATCGGCGTCACCGCCTCCACGGTGAACTTCCTCACCTCCATCCACCACTCCCGCGCGGAGGGGATGGGGATCATGGACATGCCGATGTTCACGTGGTCGATGCTCGCGACCGTCTGGATGATGCTGTTCGCCTTCGCCGCGGTGCTCGCGGTCGGGCTCATCCTCGCGTCTGACCGCGTTCTCGGAAGCGTCTACTTCTCGGCGACCGAGGGCGGCTCCCTGCTGTGGGGCCACCTCTTCTGGTTCTTCGGTCACCCCGAGGTGTACATCGTCTTCTTCCCGGCGCTCGGCGTCATGCTGGAGCTGTTCCAGACGTTCTCCGGCCGCCGGCTCGTCGGCCGGAAGTGGGTCATCATCGCCATCTGTCTGATCTCGGTCCAGTCGTTCCTCGTGTGGATGCACCACATGTTCCTGACGACGATCAACCTCGAGATCAAGACGCTGATGATGGCGACCACCATCGGGATCTCCTTACCCTTCGACCTGATCGTCTTCTCGCTCATCTACACGCTGATGAAGGGTCGCATCCAGTTCACCACGCCCTTCCTGTTCGCGTTCGGCGCGTTGCTTCTGTTCATCCTCGGGGGCATCACCGGCGTCTTCCTCGGCGCCATCGTCCTCGACTACGAGTTCCGCGGCACCTACTGGGTGGTCGCGCACTTCCACTACGTGATGTTCGGCGGCGCGACCGCGCTGTTCGGCGGGGCCTACTACTGGTTCCCGAAGATGACGGGGAAGATGTACGACGAGTTCCTCGGTAAGGTCCACTTCGTCGTCTTCTTCATCGGGTTCAACGCCGTCTACTTCTCGATGTTCCTCGGCTGGGAGACCCCACGCCGGGTGTTCGAGTACAACCCCGAGTTCCAGATCTTCCACCAGATCGGGACGATCGGCGCGTTCGTGCTTGGTTTGTCCTTCTTCATCATGTTCTACAACTTCCTGAAGTCGTTCGTCTCGGGTCCCCCGGCGGGCGATAACCCGTGGGACTACTCGCGGACGGCGGAGTGGGCGGTGTCGTCGCCGCCGCCGCTGGAGAACTGGCCGAACCGGCCGTCGTACGCCTCCGGGAAACTGGAGTTCGTGAAGGATTACGTCCCGGACGGCGGGCCGGCGATGAAGGCCGACGAGGAGGGCAACGCCGCCACCGACGGCGGGGACAGCCACTCCGAGCACATCCGCGAGTACCCGTACTGGGACAAGCACCCGAGCCACGCGAGCATCTGGCCGATCGCGCTCTCGTTCGCGACGCTCGTCATGTTCCTCGGGCTCTCCGGGTTCAACGATTCGGTGTCGATCGGCGCGGCCGACTCGCTGGCGACGACGCCGGTGACGATCAGCAACCCGGTGTATCCGCTGTTGGCGGTCGTCGGGCTGCTCGGGCTCGTCTACACCGGCGTGAAGTGGGGGCTCGAGGACTTCTACGCGCCCCCCTCCGAGTTCGCCGAGCGCTGGCCGTTCAACGGCGTCGAGAAGGTGAAACTGGGGATGTGGTTCTTCCTCGCCTCGGACGTGATCGTCTTCGGGGCGTTCATCTCGGCGGCGGTGTTCATCCGCTTCAACGCCGGCTGGCGCACGTGGGAGCCGCTGACCGAGTCGCTGCCGGGGCTCGTCAACACGTTCGTGCTGTTGACCTCCTCGTTCACGGTGATCCTCGCGCTGGTGGCGGCCCACCGGAACAGCCGCAAGGGACTGCTCGCGTCGCTCGGGACGACGATCGCTCTCGGGTTGACGTTCCTCGCGATCAAGATGTGGGAGTGGCACCACGAGATCTACGACGTGGGCGTCACCATCTCCGAGAACTACTACGGTGACCCGGTCCAGGCGTCGATCTACTACGTCACGACGGGGCTCCACGGCGTCCACGTGGTCGGCGGCCTGCTGATCGCCGGGTTCCTGTTCTACCGGGCGTACCACGGGGCGTACCTGGACGACGAGCGGCCGGTCGAGTACTTCGGGCTCTACTGGCACTTCGTCGACATCGTCTGGGTGTTCCTCTTCCCGCTGTTCTACCTCTTCTGA
- a CDS encoding metal-dependent hydrolase: MVSSLVHAGFALVLAAGLLRGSYDRRALAVVLAIVVLPEADSLLGPVMPGAHRTVGHNFVFPAAVALLLYYDTRIREESLLRERVADRGVRVAWVALFVHVFAHLSLDWAHLQGVNVLWPLHDSFFRLEGELLWSSADGLVQTFVDVEVDPETGDRRVDAGSTGTTQSVHVNNPIEPDDPEVLAEAETIDRRFPVAGRGWRLYLLGLGIFTVLARRLQSDPPAESAE, from the coding sequence ATGGTCTCCTCGCTCGTTCACGCCGGGTTCGCGCTGGTGCTCGCGGCGGGGCTGTTGCGGGGGTCGTACGACCGCCGGGCGCTCGCCGTCGTCCTCGCGATCGTCGTCCTCCCCGAGGCCGACTCCCTTCTGGGACCGGTCATGCCCGGCGCACACCGAACCGTCGGGCACAACTTCGTGTTCCCGGCGGCGGTCGCGCTGCTTCTCTACTACGACACTCGGATCCGCGAGGAGTCCCTCCTCCGCGAGCGCGTCGCCGACCGCGGCGTCCGGGTCGCCTGGGTCGCGCTGTTCGTCCACGTCTTCGCGCACCTCTCGCTCGACTGGGCGCACCTCCAGGGCGTGAACGTCCTATGGCCGCTCCACGACTCCTTCTTCCGGCTGGAGGGCGAACTACTGTGGTCCTCGGCCGACGGCCTCGTTCAGACGTTCGTCGACGTCGAGGTCGACCCGGAGACCGGCGACCGCCGGGTCGACGCCGGCAGCACGGGGACCACGCAGTCGGTTCACGTGAACAACCCGATCGAGCCGGATGACCCGGAAGTCCTCGCCGAGGCGGAGACCATAGACCGGCGGTTCCCGGTCGCGGGACGCGGGTGGCGGCTCTACCTCCTCGGACTCGGGATCTTCACCGTTCTCGCCCGCCGACTCCAGAGCGACCCGCCGGCGGAGTCGGCGGAATGA
- a CDS encoding metallophosphoesterase family protein: MKVGLLSDVHANLPALEAVLEDMPAVDTVVCAGDVVGYNPWPGECLARVREVAAATVRGNHDRTVETPERYRANRMAEAGLEHAKRELSAEGLEWLRDLPRATWFGDGRYHLVHSHPAPEREDAYVYPEEFPALDRHLEELAGEEDAVDLDGLVLGHTHVQGARSVDGRLVVNPGSVGQPRDGDPDAAYAVLDADAGEVDLRRVAYDVDRVAEAVEREGLPERTATRLYRGE; this comes from the coding sequence ATGAAGGTCGGACTCCTCTCGGACGTCCACGCGAACCTGCCGGCGCTGGAGGCGGTCCTCGAGGACATGCCCGCGGTCGACACGGTCGTCTGTGCCGGCGACGTCGTCGGCTACAACCCGTGGCCCGGCGAGTGTCTCGCCCGCGTTCGCGAGGTCGCCGCGGCGACGGTCCGCGGGAACCACGACCGCACCGTCGAGACGCCCGAGCGGTACCGCGCCAACCGGATGGCCGAAGCCGGGCTCGAACACGCGAAGCGGGAGCTCTCGGCGGAGGGGCTCGAGTGGCTCCGCGACCTGCCGCGGGCGACGTGGTTCGGGGACGGCCGCTACCATCTCGTCCACTCGCACCCCGCGCCCGAGCGCGAGGACGCGTACGTCTACCCCGAGGAGTTCCCGGCGCTCGACCGGCACCTCGAGGAGCTCGCCGGCGAGGAGGACGCGGTCGACCTCGACGGGCTCGTCCTCGGCCACACCCACGTCCAGGGGGCTCGATCGGTCGACGGTCGGCTCGTGGTCAACCCCGGAAGCGTGGGACAGCCCCGCGACGGCGACCCGGACGCCGCCTACGCGGTGCTCGACGCCGACGCCGGCGAGGTCGACCTCAGGCGGGTCGCGTACGACGTGGACCGCGTCGCCGAGGCGGTCGAGCGGGAGGGGTTGCCGGAGCGAACCGCGACGCGGCTGTATCGCGGGGAGTGA
- a CDS encoding NAD(P)/FAD-dependent oxidoreductase → MSASDENAYDVAVVGGGPAGLTTALYGARLGHETVLIDRGGGRAAMMADTHNVIGVTEETSGNEFLATAREQVASYGGDFERGFVESIERTDEGKYGRFRLVAGDDEFSAKRVVLATGFSDKRPDPPLPRTGKGLHYCLHCDAYMFVDEPVYVMGHGEAAAHVAMIMLNVTDDVDLLTRGAEPTWSDETATQLEAHPIEVIHEEIAGVENDPDSGWLEALEFADGTRREYRGGFPMYGSDYNTALAESLGCELTESGEIDVDDHGRTSVDGVFAVGDVTPGHNQIPVAMGQGAKAGLAIHKEIREFPRSKEAIARDGPVSDEEVPAISPDLLATAVAHEGHAGGPREPPSAESEPESEPEAPPTDDD, encoded by the coding sequence ATGAGTGCTTCCGACGAGAACGCGTACGACGTCGCGGTCGTGGGCGGCGGTCCGGCCGGACTGACGACGGCGCTGTACGGCGCGCGACTCGGCCACGAGACGGTGCTGATCGACCGGGGCGGCGGCCGCGCGGCGATGATGGCGGACACCCACAACGTGATCGGCGTCACCGAGGAGACCTCCGGCAACGAGTTCCTCGCGACCGCCCGCGAGCAGGTGGCCTCCTACGGCGGCGACTTCGAGCGCGGCTTCGTCGAGTCGATCGAGCGCACCGACGAGGGGAAATACGGCCGGTTCCGACTCGTCGCCGGCGACGACGAGTTCTCGGCGAAGCGGGTGGTCCTCGCGACCGGGTTCTCCGATAAGCGTCCGGACCCCCCGCTGCCCCGAACGGGGAAGGGGCTCCACTACTGTCTCCACTGTGACGCGTACATGTTCGTCGACGAGCCGGTGTACGTGATGGGCCACGGCGAGGCGGCGGCCCACGTCGCGATGATCATGCTCAACGTCACCGACGACGTGGACCTCCTGACGCGCGGCGCGGAGCCGACCTGGAGCGACGAGACCGCGACCCAGCTCGAGGCGCACCCGATCGAGGTGATCCACGAGGAGATCGCCGGCGTCGAGAACGACCCGGACTCGGGGTGGCTGGAGGCGCTGGAGTTCGCGGACGGCACCCGCCGGGAGTACCGCGGCGGCTTCCCGATGTACGGCTCCGACTACAACACCGCGCTCGCGGAGTCGCTCGGTTGCGAGTTGACCGAGAGCGGCGAGATCGACGTCGACGACCACGGGCGCACGAGCGTCGACGGCGTCTTCGCGGTCGGCGACGTGACCCCCGGTCACAACCAGATCCCGGTGGCGATGGGCCAGGGCGCGAAGGCCGGCCTCGCGATCCACAAGGAGATCCGCGAGTTCCCGCGCTCTAAGGAGGCCATCGCGCGTGACGGACCCGTGAGCGACGAGGAGGTGCCCGCCATCTCGCCCGACCTCCTGGCGACCGCGGTCGCCCACGAGGGCCACGCCGGCGGGCCGCGGGAGCCGCCGTCGGCGGAGTCGGAACCCGAGTCCGAACCCGAGGCCCCGCCGACCGACGACGACTGA